ATATACTTTGTTGTCTGCTAGGAATCTAGCCCTGGTGGTTGACACGGAGCTCCAATTGTCCCATCATTGACCGggataaatgctcaatccgctgtcatttCGCCAGGGGGGTtgaattaacttttttttctcggaTCAGCTTTTTTTTCTCGGATCAGAGAGCGCGCGCGCTAGCAATACGGCGCTACTAATTGATCCGAGAAGAAGTAAAAAAGTTAATTCAACCCTACCcgtaaggactgggtggccgagtggtaacgcacttgcgctcggaagcgagaggttgcgtgttcaggcctgggtcaggccgcaattttctcccccctttcctaacctaggtggtgggttcaagtgctagtctttcggatgagacgaaaaaccgaggtcccttcgtgtacactacattggggtgtgcacgttaaagatcccacgattgacaaaagggtctttcctggcaaaattgtataggcatagataaaaatgtccatcaaatacccgtgggacttggaataaagtaaaaaaaaagtaaaaaattccatctcacacggcattaagtctcaatgcgccactaatagtcagaatgttgaccctgggcgttaaatggaagaagaagaagaaccccccctccccctcatgtCTTTTGatcacgaaaatacccagcatgcttcctccgaaagcggcgtatggctgcctaaatggcggggtaaaaacacacacacataaaaaaaaagaagattaatTATGAAGGCCGAAAgtcttcaagttcaaggaaATATAAAACTTCAGTCGACTTCATGGATACCGCATGCATCCTATCATCAGTGCATACATGTGCTTAGGTGCACGTCATGTTTCTACAACTAAATGAAAGCATTAATTAAGAACACAAACCTACCTTCCGCTAATGCAACGATCTTTCACGGGAAGATAGGACAGAATTTCGAGCAAAATGTTGTCTGGAAGCCTTCCTATGTGAATAGTGGAAGTCGCCATTTTGTTTGATCACGTGAACTTTACGGTTCCGCTCTGTCTGCTTGAGTAGTTTCCCCTGCAGCGCAAGAAACAACACTGGAAAAACAAAGTACAATCGGGTTGAAAGTCTCGTCGTCAATAAAACACTTGCAGATCTTGCTCTCATCTCCATTGTAGGTAAACATGTTTCCTCTGTTGTTTTCTTTCGCACTGTGTACGCTGAAGCTCGCGAATAAGCGTTAGTGTGTCCACAACTTGTGCCACATCACTCCGCAGTCTCTGCATGCATGCAGTCTCAGAGTCTGCTAGTGCAGAGGTTCAGAGTCCATGGGTCACGGGTGGGGCTAACAAACAAatcgaaaaaacaaaacaatttaagactccctcctttttaagaccttattttctcagactttctgtttataacctctgtaggcatgctaacgttaaattaactTTAAATTAACGTTTGcggtaaacgttaaattaacctAAAAAGTTAAAGTTAAACTTAATTTGCTCATCTGGTTAAAGTTAATGTAGGCtaatgttaactttttacgttaatttaacgttagttTTACCAAAACAGAACCATTAAATAACATTAAATTAACATTAATTttacgttcttcttcttcttagtgataggtagccaacatcagTTAACCACTTACATAAAAAATCAAACTGCAGTGTTTATAATTTTAGTTTGGTTGATACCTaaggcatgactgaaagccctgGGAGCTACGTGCACCTTGAAGTGTCAAGCACAGTAACTTTAAAGCTACTATCAAGTGGTAGTACAGCTGTTGGTATCTTTTCTTGTTAAATAGCATTTTACTAAGTGCATATGATCAGACCATATCTTGTCATGTTTAAAATCggtgttgttcccaggcctcagTCTTTTGTCATTCACACATACTATTTTATTTTGACGCAATTGTTCTGACCCCAGGCCGAATATATCTGATACATGTAGCTTTATCAAGTGCCGTGAAGTGGGACACGTTCTGACACAACCATTTTTTTGCGATCAGGACATTTTGATCTATACTGGTACATGTTTTGAATCcatcaggtccaactgacccaCACTGTCTTCTGTGCCTATGTGAACAACACTGTATAATTAGAAATGTAGGTATAAAATCAGCAGCTTTCTTTCCCCGTCAGTcttacactcaaacacacactcaaacttCATGACTGTTTTGAATGTTTGCCTCAGGGTAAGGAGGAAAACACTGCAGCCGTGTGGGCGAGGCTTGTCAAATATGATCAGTATTTTTTCACTTTCAGGGGAATAGTTGTGTCAGTCTTTCAAAGAGGGCAGACAGAATTAAAACCAGCTTTTGTGAGTTTTCCCCATCTTATTTTGTGCAGTTATGTAATTATCTGTGAATTGTTTAATTTTCAGTGAATGGAATAGATCTTGCAAGACATCAGTATGCCAGAGTTGCCAGCGATTTCCGGAATAGCTGGTGGCGTTCGGAGAAAAGCAGTGACATTAGTAACAGTGTCATGTGCTATCCTGATGGCTCGATGGTACTGGCGCAACCGGCAGCTGGACAAAAAGCTTGACAAGAAACGGAAGCAGTGTCTACAGACACTTGAGGAAGTTGAGAAGGAGTTACAAAAGGTATTTGGCAATTGGCGCAGGGCTACATGCACTGGGTTTTAAAATGCAAATAAGAAACAATTATTTAGCCATGCAAAGCTATGTCAAATCATTGtctgtaaaaagaaaaaagttatgTAGTTCAAAAtattgcaaaaaaacaaaatattgcataaaaaaagaatacattttgttacatttcatttgtttcaagtcACCCTCTCCAACCGCATCtccatgggtgggattcttctggtgtcacgaactgaaaactctgcctgaacaatccctctccatgcggtcaatgcgcatgcgctaacatggggcgattaatcaggtcgtgaacaccctaaccctaaccctaacccatggttcgttcgatCAAAgtgtcgcattttttaagtccaagattggcgcatgcgcattgaccgcattgagagggatttttcagcagagttttcagttcgtgacaccggtataattatgccggaaatccggattcgattatggcattttttctctcttttttctctcttttttttgtgtgtgtgtgtggttcggTTGAGGTTGGTTCATCTGgttcttcaggattcatgacattttgtAGTCCCACCCATGCATCTCCACCCTCCCATCCCGATGTTTACTGTAATTTTTGTGTGCAGAACAAATTACCAGCAAGACAGAAAGAGGCCATTCTGTCGTTATCTCTGTCCACACTGCAGTCAAAGCTGCGAAGTGGAGAACTCAAAGCAGTGGATGTTCTCAGAGCCTACCAGGAGCAGGTCAGTTAAAACATGAAAACAGAATCAATTTTTATTCTtggtgagatttttttttatgtcagaTGCAAGAGCTAGGAGCTAGAGAATTCCTTGAAGTACAATACCACATTTACATACATTTTTATACGAATGAACACAAAGACGCACACACATGTAATTGCACACACTtgatttgcacacacacatacatgcacacacacacacacacacgcacatactgaCATGTATAAATACATGTACCGTTtcgctgtttctctctctctctctctctctctctctctctctctctctctctctctctctctctctctctctctctctctctctctggatctctctctctcccccctccctcccaccaAATCACTCACTACAGAAAAAAGAGCTGCTATAGAGTTCTCTGTCCAATTCTTGTCTTTCATGAATGTGTCTTAATTGTTTTCTTTATcttcgttttttttctttcttgaattttatttgatttaagGTGGAACTGTTTGAGTAATCCTatcgcctatcaagcccctgtgacctggaatagattacctctgcctctcagacacacagattctctcactacattcaagacaaatctcaaaacacacctctttcagcgcaagtgatttcccctccagcatctccccacccaccccatcctgccccacctcaccccctacctagtgcctaaaataacgtgtatatatattttctgcgctttgtgtcagcactgtctgtgtgtgtgcaaatagtactgttgacacgtttttatatagaagcctactgtggttcttgtgcttaggctgtgtattggattgtcactgtatgcctgcattattagttgtcagtaataattatatgtgctgattgttctctttgcctgcgcgcgtatagtatgttggttatgtttggttatagtatgtttgcttatgtttggtcgttatctttgcctgtgcgtgtattgtatgtttggtcgttttctttgcctgtgcatgtatagtttgttggttatgtttggtcggtttctttgcctgtgcgtgtatagtatgcttggtcgatgtatgtattgtaaagtgctaagagtagacaattttctagaatagcgctataaaagtttgcattattattattattattaactgtTCATTGCTTAAAATTAATGTGTTTCAATCATCTCAGTGCCCATAGTCTAGGTCATTGGTAATGTGTGAAGGTAGGGCGAAGTTCTGATGACTGTTCCAAAAAATTTCCGGTATCGGTTTTATTTAATCTTTTTCTTTCCCTTCCAGGCTCTGAAAGTGAATGTCAAGATTAATTGTCTTACAGAAGCCATCACAGATGCACaggtatgtatgtgtttttgtgtgtttaaatTTACATTTCAGTAGCTCGAGTATAGTCATTATTATGTAATgatagtttttgagtcacttgagaaaaagtgactctatgtaatcggtcagtgttagtctgtccggccggccgtccggccggccgtccgtagacaccaccttaacgttggacttttctcggaaactatcaaagcgatcgggctcatattttgtttagtcgtgacctccaatgacctctacactttaacgatggtttcgttgacctttgacctttttcaaggtcacaggtcagcgtcaaaggaaaaattagacattttatatctttgacaggaaactatcaaagcgatcgggctcatattttgtttagtcgtgacctccaatgacctctacactttaacgatggtttcgttgacctttgacctttttcaaggtcacaggtcagcgtcaaaggaaaaattagacattttatatctttgacaaagttcatcggatgtgattgaaactttgtaggattattctttacatcaaagtatttacatctgtagccttttacgaacgttatcagaaaaacaagggagataactagccttttctgttcggcaacacacaacttaacgttgggcttttctcggaaactataaaagtgaccgggctcaaattttatgtgaacgtgactcattgtgttgtgaatagcaatttcttcctgtccatctgatgcctcatataatattcagaactgcgaaagtgactcgatcgagcgtttgctcttcttgttacatttagaATTCAGACTCGAAGCCAAACAAACTCTCTTTTTTTATGTAGCTGAATGTGTGGTTCACATCTCACATTGGTTCACATTGGTTGCGAGTCATTCATAAATATTGTAATTCATTGGTTATTTTATGTTTAATGACACATTCCAGTTAATTATTTTAACATTAGAGATTCTAGAAAAGATTCACATGCTTTCTTTTAACATATATTCAATTCTGGAGCAGGCAGTGGAACCCGGCAGTATGCATGCTATGGACTGAAAATTTAACAGGGGTGTAATTTTTGTGCCAATCTGCGCTGAATGCACTTTTTCTGTCAACCTAAACACACGTAAAAATAGCCCATCACTACAATGTCCAAATTATAGACAATTCTAAGCTTGCAGACCCTCCCCACAGTAAGCTGTTTCATTTCTACTCGGTCCCATCCCTGCATTATGTTGAATAAAATAAGGAACAAGATGTTTCAATGGGCCAGTAGAACACGTCTtcaatgttttttctctccttttttttttaggagcTAGCAGCTGCATGCGATGAAACAGGAGACAAGACACGTTTGCTGCATGGTATTCCTGTCAGCTTGAAAGAAAATATCGGGGTGAAGGTATGGGCCAGGTTTTCAAAATGCATGTTTCGTTTGGATTTAGCAGATAAAAGACAATACCTAGCATATAATGACAAGTTGTGACACCCAAAAAAATATGTTTAGGGTTGTGGGTGTGAGGTTGAATGAACTCTGTGGAGTCAGCAAGTTGTTGTGGTTGAGGGTGCTTAGAATACTCGGTACAGAAAAGGTGACTCGACAACTGTCCGCATTTTCAATCATCCCGCCatgtaggcagccatacgctgtcTTTCGAGGAGTCCCCAAGAGTGAAGACCAAAATTCCATTGGGCTAAATCTGGAAGCTGTGGGTGTTTTATATTCAGGGTGTGTTATAATCTTAGCAAGAGAAGATGTGTTGAAATCAGCCATGTAGTAAACTGTGTATTCTAGTTTGTTTTGTAACCTGATGAAATGAAGCATTTTGGGAGCAGCTCTTACAAAGACAAAACTCAAGACTGATCTGTATTTATAAGCCTTGTGCTATTGATAGAAGGATGTGTACTGTGTGGTGTGACAGGGTTATGACAGAACTGGAGGTCTCCAAATCAACATTGGTGTTCCGTGTGACAAGGATGCTGTTATAACACAGGTAGGCTTGTCTTTTTAAATATAGGTATCATGACTTGTTTTGAAATTCTCACCCACGCACGCAagcatgtatgcacacacacatgcacactcccaaacgcatgcatgcacacacatgcacacacacacacacacacacacacacacacacacacacacacacacacacacacacacacacacacacacacaggctgcACAAATTCCAGAATCAAAGCCTCAATGACAGGAAAGGGTTTGTTAGGAAAAGtttgatttaaaacaaaacaaggtaGATCTGTCAGATATTATAAGCATCGAGCCAAGAGGCAGGtacttttgttgtaatatcGGCATGGTACACTTAAATTATAAATTTCAATCACCCCGTCATATAGACAGCCGTACTCTGTTCTCGAATGATTTAAAAATGAAGCATCCTGGTAAAGGGATGTATAGGGGAGGAGGTTACCATAGATATACAAGACCACATGGGATCACTGCTGAACGGACATGATTGGTTCTCCCCACGCCAAATGTAACAGCTGCCTCTTTTTGCCCAACAGTTTTAAGGTCAAACCAATAACTCGCCATTATGCCTGTCTaatacactgtgccgaatatcctttcgattatgaacatgttgtattcggcaaaaacaagagacgaatggacagaaAAATTATTGAAAATTTGAAGCCTTACGAATTCTTGCGAATGttttacgaatggttgcgagtgcttgcgaatttCTACCAATAGTTGCGAATGAAAACAAATCCATATACGAATTTCTTGCGAATTTATTACGAATGTTGCAAGTGGCCTTGGGAGTGTTGCGAgtcgagtgcttgcaaacactttacgaataaagcgattaCACCTATTCACATTGTTTGTAAttctactcttacactgtgccgaattgtccttgcgaatagaatttgcCAATAATTCGTAATAATCGGGACATgctcgcaagacattcgtaaatgtttttaaccattcgccaccattcgtctattgttgcgaacattagcaacatgctcccaatattcgcaaggaaggcaTATTCTTCACTTGTTAACAACGTATTTGCAAGCCATTTGTAATCATCGCAAGGTATTtgtagcgctcgcaaggcattcgtaGCACTCGATTGCGTATGCGCTTCATTTGTAAAGTGTTTGCAACCACTCGCAAGGCCACTGATCGCAACATTCATCatacattcgcaaggattcgtaaggcttcgaattttcaatttttttttcgtcCATTCGTATTTTTtgccaaatacaacatgttcatatttgcaaggatattcggcacagtgtaagacaggcacaACCATTCGCAAGATGTTCACAAGGACAAGACCTAAcggttgcgaatgccttgcgagcgctacgaatacattgcgatgattacgaatggcttgcgaatactTATGAGTACGTTGCGAAAAAGTTTAGAATATGctttccttgcgaatattaggagcatttTGCTAATGCTCGGAACAatagacgaatggtggcgaatggttaagaacatttatgaatgtcttgcgaccatgttcCCATCATTACGAATtaaaattcggcacagtgtaagggTAGCATTACAGTGCTACAGGACACAACAAAATGCTCTGAGATACACCACTATCAGAATTTTAGCGATGGTAGTCGAGGGCCAGTCATGCTGAATAATTCAATGAATTGTACAAATTAATCCTTGAAAACTGAGTCTGCAGCATGAATAAATAAAGGGTTTACCATATACTTCATAATCTTGAACAATGAATCattttgataacaattaacaaGAAACAAGGATGAGAATTTGAATAGCAAACCAGGAAATAAACAGTTGCCGCGTATGATtgcattatcattatcattgtgAAGTGTTTGGAGCTATTTATGGGACTTGCCCTTTAGAAAatatatttattattatttattattttatgAATATGTGAATTAGATGTTatatggttaaaaaaaaaaaatcaattttcaGGTGTTAAAGAGGCATGGGGCAATTCCATTTGTTAGGACAAACATTCCTCAAGCTATGCTCAGGTAAGATGAATGATTTGAATCCTTAGGCATATAAACTGCTGTATAAACTCGTAGTTATCATACATGCAGTTGTTGTTGTGACACATGCAGCTGTTTACTGAAACAACAATGTTGTACTGAGTgttctttttgcttttttttgcaATGAGTTTGTCGATTAATGTTATTATCTGTGATTAAGGTTGTTATCTTTGTCTGTCTAGAGCTAGGAGGGGgaacttggggggggggggggggatacaccTGTTCACCAGCACCATTGTGATGTGTTTTGTGTTATAGAGGTATATTTACaattttatgaacagaaaatccaagaAAACAAGGTTGTGAAAGGGAAGAAATCTTTGAACTTGGTCTGCAGTATACTTTTCATGACGTTCAAATTTATTTTTCAGCTACACCTGTTCGAACCCAATCTTTGGAAGCACAGCCAATCCACACAACGTATTGCACACACCTGGGGGGTCATCAGGTGGGGAAGGGGCAATCATCGGAGCAGGGGGATCCATCATTGGCATAGGGTCAGACGTTGGGGGGAGCGTCAGGGTCCCGGCATCTTTCTGTGGCTGCTGTTCGCTCAAGCCTACTCTTGGGAGGTTCAGGTGAGAGTCTGTTTGCATGGGTGAGAGTGTTGAGGGACACGCGTTATCCACCTGCAAAGAATTTCTTTCAGGTGAAATGCCAGCCGAATGCTCAGGAGTAATTTTCAATATGGTTGGAAGTCTTTAAGATGTTTAAATTATATGCATTTTCTTTCATAATATAGAGATCCAACATTTaaactttctgtctgtctgtgagttagtgtgtgtgtcagtgtgtgtgtgtgtgtgtgtgtgtgtgtgtgtgtgtgtgtgtgtttgtgtgtgtgtgtgtgtgtgtgtttgaatgtctgTGTATTGGATTTAGATATTTGCATCTCACAAAATGCTTTTGCTTTTCAGTAAAATGGGATTTTACACTGTGACCAAGGGGCAGACACAAAGTAAGAACGAATGTTTACTTTAGTTTTCTATGCTTTGATTATACATTAGTAAATATATGCAATGAGACAAAGACTGCTGAAGGCACATACatgtactagatgattacccgcttcgccgggtaccggcttcgccgggaagaagtagcgCCGAATActaggctgcgcctgggacccggctttgccacacggaggaagggagataatcgcggctgaaaacactggagaagataaggaagagttactggtagtggatccagacccccccaaaaatatcggttcagcgcgcacagcgctgcgcgctgagagcacgtgttgaaatatctcatcgaccaggttgtgtcccgggtgtacctgaatatgcccaccaaatttgaaacagatccatcgagaactttggccgtgcatcgcgaacagacagacagacactagtcgtatatatatatactagaggaatacccggcttcgccggggtgaatcgcgagacagagacagacagcgtggcggttcatcacaatcacctctgcaggcgaagtcctgtcaaacgggattgagaattttagagcttatttcttagccccatattatctgttgtggcttctcaaatgccagaacatacagacagacaaaagccgctagaccccatcacaaacagaactctacaatccacaggtttttgcccacacacacacacacaaacacacacacagagaagccgtatatatatatatgtatatctatatctataaatatatagagataggtgagagtgtatttttcgcgtggctataaattgattcgaccttttcactttgacagtaagaacaacttacgggtgcaagggaagcgttctggacagcgcagtgacattctaaaaatagttactcagaaacgggaatttggggtgaacggcgcgagacagagacagacagcgtggcggttcaccacaatcacctttgaaggcgaagtcctgtcaaacgggattgagaattttagagcttattttttagccctgtattatctgctgtggcttctcacatgccagaacatacagacagactaaagccgctagaccacatcacaaacagaactctacaatacacaggtttttgcccacacacacacacaaacacacacacacacagagaagccgtatatatatatgcatatctgtatctataaatatatagagataggtgagagtgtatttttcgcgtggctataaattgattcgaccttttcactttgacagtaagaacaacttacgggtgcaagggaagcgttgtggacagcgcagtggacagcgcagtgacattctaaaaatagtaatagtaacttacaactgaacgggaaagccacacgaaggaagggagataaacgccaaacactggagaagataaggaagagttacttataatggtgaaatgaacacaaaaaccaaaatcagttcagcgctgcgcgctgagagcacgtgttgaaatatctcatcgatgatattgtgtccggggtgtagctgaatacggtgtccaaatttgaaaaagatccaccgagaactttggcgttgtgatgtggtgtagcggctatggtgtgtcggtatgggggcccgggtagctgaggtggaaccaaaatagctgaggtggaaccaaaatcggttcagcgctgcgcgctgagagcacgtgttgaaatatctcatcgatgaggttgtgtccggggtctctctcaataagcccaccaaatttgaagcagatccatcgagaactttggccgtgcatggcgaatacacaaatacacagacacacagacacacacacagacagacacaagtcgtatatatatatagatatagatagtactcttgcaaaaagttcacattcAACTTTGGAGAGGCTGTGTATCATGTATtatatcctacatacgtgagagagaccacccatgacGTAGCAATATTGTCCACTTCACTAGTGGGTATATTATTGCTTCCTATGAAGAGTGGAATTTTTTACGAAGTAATTCtggtgtcagttacaaaattaattcagccaaaacaaaaaacaaaacaaaatcccaTCCTGCACACAAAGCAGCCATGATAcagagttttggtatgtgttcaaatggaaggatgATCTTGTCCCAGGTAATATTCTGGAAGGATCTGTTATTACTTGCAAGGTAGTCTGCCTGGAACATATCTTTGAAAAGAAAGAATTTTGCACACAGTTTCAGGAGTACCAGGGCCAATGGCTCGGGATGTTGACAGTCTGGTAGTGCTGACGAGGGTACTGTCATCGCCAGACATGTTCGAGCTGGATGCATCCCTTCCTCCGTTGCCATTTCAACAACAggtcagagacagaaaaagagataaaaagaaagagagaagggatGGGAGAGACGGAGAGGGTGGGAGGaatggagagggagagagatagaactggagcaggagagacagagagagtacgtgggagagagagggagggagggatcgAGCTGGATGTTCGAGTTGGATGCATTCCTTCCTCCATTGCCATCAAACAACAGgtcagagagacagaatgagtgacagaaagagagaaaggagggACGCTCGGGGAGGGtggaaggaagggagagagagacgcagacgcagataatttattcaataggccatagccccttatgaatgggtgtgaacaaacggttcacGTTGCAACTAAtataactcatcaggtgcagaaaaggtacaacataataacataataatcgcacaacactacagaATAAAACATATATTACACGGTCTTTAACTacgaggttacaacatctcttaatttcaaggctttatacaaatacagggatacatttctgataacagtttcttgaggtgagGCCAGGAGCAGGCTaagtctaaaagtgcttggggttttataatatttaaatgggataaatttttctcttaatctgtttaagtatggacaacaaaaaacaaaatggacttcatcttcttgcttttctttacaaaggggacacatcaACTGATCGGCATTATGTTTTTTATATCGGTTAGAATGCACAGCAATTTCTGAAATACCTAATCGAAAcctagtcataataaactttagatgtctATCC
Above is a window of Littorina saxatilis isolate snail1 unplaced genomic scaffold, US_GU_Lsax_2.0 scaffold_1517, whole genome shotgun sequence DNA encoding:
- the LOC138957018 gene encoding fatty-acid amide hydrolase 1-like, whose amino-acid sequence is MTFCSPTHASPPSHPDVYCNFCVQNKLPARQKEAILSLSLSTLQSKLRSGELKAVDVLRAYQEQALKVNVKINCLTEAITDAQELAAACDETGDKTRLLHGIPVSLKENIGVKGYDRTGGLQINIGVPCDKDAVITQVLKRHGAIPFVRTNIPQAMLSYTCSNPIFGSTANPHNVLHTPGGSSGGEGAIIGAGGSIIGIGSDVGGSVRVPASFCGCCSLKPTLGRFSKMGFYTVTKGQTQISGVPGPMARDVDSLVVLTRVLSSPDMFELDASLPPLPFQQQLLNSTHRLRIGYYTWDGNLPPVPVVSRAVREAKKVLEDLGHTLVEFSPIDYSQKFAELFIGTMLGADQGQTLRSKVSVSLSSSLLLQIQWNPPLKTPIQFKTPSLLRPSFFRLFVHNL